The DNA window AGCCAGTTGAGTGCATCCCCTGGTTTAGGGGGCTGATTCGCCACTATCCAGGCATTGACGATATCCTCATAGGATCGTCCGCCTACTCCGGGTCCGAATTCAGCTTGCAATAGCTTCATTTTCTGGTAGATCGTATGTGCATGGGTCACCACTCCGACACTACATACAGGACCGGCACGGAGGGCCGCAAATGGATGCTGACATCAAAGGCACTCAAAACGCAGCTTGGCTCAAGAATGAACTAACGAAAATCATCTGGATGAAACCCCCACTGATCTCATCCCTCCCAACTCAACATTGGTCTTGAATTAGCCGAGTGATTCCCATCTTCCATTTCTTCGCTGCTCCTGCATACGCGCACAAATGGGCAAATTTTGTGTCACTGGGCAAATGTCTTGACAAAATcatccttctctctctccaaaAATTGTTCGAAATTTCCCAGTTCGATATTCCAAGATTTGACTTTGTTCATGTCAACGAATTGTGCCTGTTCACCCATCACGAGTTGAATCTCAATAAAGGGATCGGCTTGAGACTGGGCTTCGATTTCCTCTTGAGACAGGAAAACGACCTTTAAGCTCCTTCCAGTGATCTTAGACAATTTCTGAATTGTAGGCTCTAAGCCTAAGAGCTCTGATGCAAGATCAATATCCTTCTCATGAAATCTGGCAGGGTCAAGAAGAGCCGTGGCGCCAAACTTGCCGATATCATTTGGATCAACCATGGCTAAGAGCGTCTCTGGTGTCCAAGCAGTCGTTAATCGACCAGTTTCGAGGAAGCCCTTATACATATGAACGTGAGGTGGCAGAAAATTCGACATGAAGTTTCCGGGGCGCAAGATCGTCCAATATTTGAACCCAGCGTTGCGAACCTCCTCTTCAATGGTTTTCTTGCCTAAGAACATTTTACCAAAGAAGGAATTGGGATTCCAATGGACAAATTCTTCGAGCCGGTTTATTCCAGCACCACTGGAATAGACGATTTGCTGTACACCTGCCGTTCTTGCGACAGCCATGACTCTTCGAGCTTGATTTATTTCCTCTTCGCTAGGCGTGAGGACGAGAAACAGACTGGTACAATTGGCGATATTGTCATGCAACGATTTTTCGTTCTCTAAATCACCTTTTTCGACGGAAACCCCGAGCGACTGTAGCTTTTGGGCCGCAGAAGATTCTGGATTGCGGCTAATAGTGCGTACTCTGGCCCCAtgttggaggagatgctcgGTGACGGCACCACCTTGAGTGCCCGTGGCACCAAAGACAAAAATAGTGGAAGAATGCATGTCGACTCACGGAATGAGAAACTTGGAAGTTGGTTGAAAGATTGAGTGAGAAACATCATCATGAACGGCATGAAACATCCCATATCTTTATAGCTGGTCCCCAATAAGTCATTGCAACTGCAAGAGAGCAACATTTGGACATTTACAGAGCGCACCtctaccaccacctccgtGAGTAGCTGTTGGTTCCC is part of the Penicillium psychrofluorescens genome assembly, chromosome: 4 genome and encodes:
- a CDS encoding uncharacterized protein (ID:PFLUO_006669-T1.cds;~source:funannotate), which translates into the protein MAVARTAGVQQIVYSSGAGINRLEEFVHWNPNSFFGKMFLGKKTIEEEVRNAGFKYWTILRPGNFMSNFLPPHVHMYKGFLETGRLTTAWTPETLLAMVDPNDIGKFGATALLDPARFHEKDIDLASELLGLEPTIQKLSKITGRSLKVVFLSQEEIEAQSQADPFIEIQLVMGEQAQFVDMNKVKSWNIELGNFEQFLEREKDDFVKTFAQ